One segment of Candidatus Manganitrophus noduliformans DNA contains the following:
- a CDS encoding class I SAM-dependent methyltransferase, translating to MLKPSGGENKIGHPTEIALGERFEFGENWSRFLAVLDEARIEEAERSLKRMLGLERLSGKRFLDIGSGSGLFSLAARRMGATVHSFDFDPKSVACTQELKRRYCPQEAAWSIEKGSVLDRDYLQSLGKFDVVYSWGVLHHTGAMWQALENAAALVADGGFLFISIYNDQLYKSVLWRKVKQFYCSGPLGKGLTVGFFIPYFVLRGAIFDLLCLKNPLKRYSNYKKERGMARWTDWFDWLGGYPFEVAKPEEIFNFYHQRGYRLQKLKTCGAGLGCNEFVFTKEE from the coding sequence TTGCTCAAGCCGTCCGGCGGTGAAAATAAGATCGGTCACCCAACCGAAATCGCGCTCGGGGAGCGCTTTGAGTTCGGAGAGAATTGGAGCCGCTTTCTGGCGGTGTTGGATGAGGCCCGGATCGAAGAGGCCGAACGCTCGTTGAAGCGGATGCTCGGTCTGGAGAGACTGTCGGGGAAGCGGTTTTTGGATATCGGCTCCGGAAGCGGATTATTCAGCCTTGCCGCGCGAAGGATGGGGGCCACCGTACACTCTTTTGATTTCGATCCCAAGTCGGTCGCCTGCACGCAGGAGCTGAAGCGGCGGTATTGCCCGCAAGAGGCCGCTTGGTCGATCGAAAAGGGATCGGTTCTCGATCGAGACTATCTTCAATCTCTCGGAAAATTCGATGTCGTCTACTCCTGGGGGGTGCTGCATCATACCGGGGCGATGTGGCAGGCGTTGGAGAATGCCGCGGCATTGGTCGCCGACGGAGGGTTTCTCTTTATCTCCATCTACAACGATCAACTCTATAAATCGGTCCTCTGGCGCAAGGTGAAGCAATTTTATTGCTCCGGGCCGTTGGGGAAGGGATTGACGGTCGGTTTTTTCATCCCGTATTTCGTTCTACGCGGAGCGATCTTCGATCTGCTTTGCCTGAAAAATCCTTTAAAGCGATACAGCAATTATAAAAAAGAGCGCGGGATGGCGAGATGGACCGATTGGTTTGACTGGCTGGGGGGATATCCGTTCGAAGTGGCGAAGCCCGAAGAAATTTTCAACTTTTACCATCAAAGAGGATATCGGCTGCAAAAGCTGAAGACCTGCGGCGCAGGCCTCGGCTGTAATGAGTTCGTCTTTACCAAGGAAGAGTAA